One genomic window of Deinococcus multiflagellatus includes the following:
- a CDS encoding DUF4129 domain-containing protein, translated as MVSAAVPLSPGQRLTPYGVALLPLCLASVLPAWTVAALVALLALSVRWPAWAPARVLVAQLVLGLGFLTALPAALGHTGALLALSAQYVLVSLLGFALIWAVGALEDGQRRGLLTPLLVGLLLPHPLALLALLGGALARQSHHTAAPELPEPRAWWWGVGAAVLVTALLAAALPPAPPLWTALPVGTGPSARPAAGARPQPVPAKRPAGEQPTLSAPETPPLKPLQLGFPAELTLLAGLLCLVAAARLLWGRVQRQGRPHPADWLMTAGLLVLGAAWLVAGALLYWGGAGGPAALPDQAAAEGLGRRAAEAGPPGGRAALLGTLLQVLPWVTAAMFLALAALLLRLKGPGRAPLPTVPEETVPAAHPDSAAALHRVRRAYREAGAALAAAGLGRAPAETPAGYAARLGAAHPVLAAPLQTLTAAYEPVRYGGHLTGDDASAAEAAARTIQTLAPTLSPPEDIP; from the coding sequence GTGGTAAGCGCCGCCGTCCCTCTTTCACCCGGCCAGCGCCTGACGCCCTACGGCGTGGCGCTGCTGCCTCTGTGCCTGGCTAGCGTTCTGCCTGCCTGGACGGTGGCCGCATTGGTGGCCCTGCTGGCCCTCAGCGTGCGCTGGCCCGCCTGGGCACCGGCGCGGGTGCTGGTTGCGCAGCTGGTGCTGGGCCTGGGCTTTCTGACGGCGCTGCCCGCCGCCCTGGGGCACACGGGCGCCCTGCTGGCCCTCAGCGCGCAGTATGTGCTGGTCAGCCTGCTGGGGTTCGCGCTGATCTGGGCGGTGGGCGCCCTGGAAGACGGGCAGCGGCGCGGCCTGCTGACGCCGCTGCTGGTGGGCCTGCTGCTGCCGCACCCCCTGGCGCTGCTGGCCCTGCTGGGGGGCGCCCTGGCCCGCCAGAGCCACCACACGGCCGCGCCCGAATTGCCTGAGCCCCGCGCGTGGTGGTGGGGGGTGGGCGCCGCCGTGCTGGTCACCGCGCTGCTGGCGGCCGCGCTGCCCCCGGCGCCGCCGCTGTGGACCGCGCTGCCGGTGGGCACGGGCCCCAGCGCCCGCCCCGCTGCTGGCGCCCGCCCCCAGCCGGTGCCGGCCAAGCGACCAGCAGGGGAGCAGCCCACCCTTAGCGCCCCAGAGACCCCGCCCCTGAAGCCCTTGCAGCTGGGATTCCCCGCTGAACTCACGCTGCTGGCCGGGCTGCTGTGTCTGGTGGCCGCCGCGCGGCTGCTGTGGGGCCGGGTGCAGCGCCAGGGCCGGCCCCACCCGGCCGACTGGCTGATGACCGCCGGACTGCTGGTGCTGGGCGCGGCGTGGCTGGTGGCGGGCGCCCTGCTGTACTGGGGCGGGGCAGGCGGCCCCGCCGCCCTGCCGGACCAGGCCGCGGCCGAGGGGCTGGGCCGCCGCGCCGCCGAGGCCGGGCCCCCGGGGGGCCGCGCCGCGCTGCTGGGCACCCTGCTGCAGGTGCTGCCTTGGGTGACGGCCGCTATGTTTCTGGCCCTGGCCGCCCTCTTGCTGCGCCTGAAGGGGCCAGGCCGCGCCCCTCTGCCTACAGTGCCCGAGGAGACAGTCCCTGCCGCCCACCCCGACAGCGCCGCCGCCCTGCACCGCGTGCGCCGCGCCTACCGCGAGGCGGGCGCCGCCCTGGCCGCCGCCGGACTGGGCCGCGCCCCGGCCGAAACCCCCGCTGGGTACGCCGCGCGCCTGGGCGCCGCGCACCCGGTGCTTGCCGCCCCCCTGCAGACCCTGACCGCCGCCTACGAGCCCGTGCGCTACGGCGGACACCTGACCGGCGACGACGCCAGCGCCGCCGAGGCGGCCGCCCGCACCATCCAGACCCTGGCCCCCACCCTGAGCCCCCCCGAGGACATCCCATGA
- a CDS encoding carbohydrate ABC transporter permease — MTVNATAPARPRRTRGIEAARARQALWLLLPTLIAIALVAGYPLYRTFYFSLFDANLTSPDQRTFIGLDNFWFTTEDGVAVGFLQDPKWWGAVKNTLLFTVVSVFLETVFGMIIALVVNSAFKGRGLLRTAMLVPWAIPTVVSAQMWAYLYNDSFGLIGRGLLGGQAVLANTDTAIWALIAVDVWKTTSFMALLILAGLQSLPGDMYEAADVDGASKWTQFWRLTLPLLRPALLVALVFRSLDALRVFDVMSVMLGNVNAASTSMTGYARQALIDNQLLGMGSAVSVAVFLIIMVIVVIYVTAFRVKFD, encoded by the coding sequence ATGACTGTCAACGCCACTGCCCCGGCGCGGCCCCGCCGCACGCGCGGCATTGAAGCGGCCCGCGCCCGGCAAGCCCTCTGGCTGCTGCTGCCCACCCTGATCGCTATTGCGCTGGTGGCGGGCTACCCGCTGTACCGCACCTTCTACTTCTCGCTGTTTGACGCCAACCTCACCAGCCCCGATCAGCGCACCTTTATTGGCCTGGACAATTTCTGGTTCACCACCGAAGACGGCGTGGCCGTGGGCTTCCTACAGGACCCCAAGTGGTGGGGGGCGGTGAAGAACACCCTCCTCTTTACGGTGGTCTCCGTGTTTCTGGAAACCGTGTTCGGCATGATTATCGCGCTGGTGGTCAACAGTGCCTTCAAGGGCCGGGGCCTGCTGCGGACCGCCATGCTGGTGCCCTGGGCGATTCCCACCGTGGTCTCGGCGCAGATGTGGGCATACCTCTACAACGATTCGTTCGGCCTGATCGGGCGCGGGCTGCTGGGTGGCCAGGCGGTGCTGGCGAACACCGACACCGCCATCTGGGCGCTGATCGCGGTGGACGTGTGGAAAACCACCTCGTTCATGGCCCTGCTGATTCTGGCTGGCCTGCAAAGCCTGCCGGGCGACATGTACGAGGCCGCCGATGTGGACGGTGCCAGCAAGTGGACCCAGTTCTGGCGCCTGACGCTGCCGCTGCTGCGCCCGGCCCTGCTGGTGGCGCTGGTGTTCCGCAGCCTGGACGCGCTGCGCGTGTTCGATGTGATGTCGGTGATGCTGGGCAACGTGAACGCGGCCAGCACCTCCATGACCGGCTACGCCCGGCAGGCCCTGATTGACAACCAGCTGCTGGGCATGGGCAGCGCGGTCAGCGTGGCGGTGTTCCTGATCATCATGGTGATCGTGGTGATCTACGTGACCGCCTTCCGCGTGAAGTTCGACTGA
- a CDS encoding AAA family ATPase: MTQTAATPDFARLVLHNVAQVLVGKEDVTRLALAGILAGGHVLLEDAPGTGKTMLARALALSLGLGFRRVQFTPDLLPSDVTGVSVYRPATGEFEFVPGPIFTGLLLADEINRATPKTQAALLEAMGEGQVTESGVTHPLARPFVVIATQNPVEHEGTYRLPEAQLDRFLLRLSVGYPTLDEEVQMLGRLQGEHPIAALGAVVAPADLLAAQRAVRGVYVSEAVQAYIARLSAATRAHPHVALGGGPRASLALQGSAQALAWLSGRSFVTPDDVQRVAGAVLAHRLSLKIEARLQGQPAEAIVQEVLAREPVPAETASAGAGAAPAAVGAGAR, encoded by the coding sequence ATGACCCAGACCGCAGCCACCCCAGACTTTGCCCGCCTCGTTCTGCACAATGTCGCCCAGGTGCTGGTGGGCAAAGAAGACGTGACCCGGCTGGCCCTGGCCGGCATTCTGGCTGGCGGCCACGTGCTGCTTGAAGACGCCCCCGGCACCGGCAAGACCATGCTGGCGCGCGCCCTGGCCCTCAGCCTGGGGCTGGGCTTTCGCCGCGTGCAGTTCACCCCGGACCTGCTGCCCAGCGACGTGACCGGCGTAAGTGTCTACCGGCCCGCCACAGGTGAATTCGAGTTTGTGCCGGGTCCCATCTTTACTGGCCTGCTGCTGGCCGACGAGATCAACCGCGCCACCCCCAAAACCCAGGCCGCGCTGCTGGAGGCCATGGGCGAGGGGCAGGTCACCGAGTCCGGCGTGACCCACCCGCTGGCCCGGCCCTTCGTGGTGATTGCCACCCAGAACCCAGTGGAACACGAGGGCACCTACCGCCTGCCCGAAGCGCAGCTGGACCGTTTTCTGCTGCGGCTCTCGGTGGGCTATCCCACGCTGGACGAAGAGGTGCAGATGCTGGGGCGCCTGCAGGGCGAGCATCCCATCGCGGCGCTGGGGGCGGTGGTGGCCCCAGCCGACCTCTTGGCCGCGCAGCGGGCGGTGCGCGGCGTGTACGTCTCGGAGGCCGTGCAGGCGTACATCGCCCGCCTCAGTGCGGCCACCCGCGCCCACCCCCATGTGGCGCTGGGCGGCGGTCCCCGCGCCAGCCTCGCCCTGCAGGGGTCGGCCCAGGCACTGGCATGGCTCTCTGGGCGGTCCTTTGTGACCCCCGATGACGTGCAGCGCGTGGCCGGCGCAGTGCTGGCCCACCGCCTGAGCCTGAAGATTGAAGCCCGGTTGCAGGGCCAGCCCGCCGAAGCCATCGTGCAGGAGGTGCTGGCCCGCGAGCCGGTGCCGGCTGAAACGGCGTCTGCCGGAGCGGGCGCTGCCCCGGCGGCGGTGGGGGCAGGTGCCCGGTGA
- a CDS encoding M-like protein, which produces MTKHEDHTPTPSAQPQAEGTVRHENEISNVDLQFMGRPSAEAEIEAAVDQENKSPGQYRREGLDKQDIASHQSMDASDPPSTNMGDATSGRED; this is translated from the coding sequence ATGACCAAGCACGAGGACCACACCCCCACGCCGTCCGCGCAGCCCCAGGCCGAGGGCACCGTGCGCCACGAGAACGAGATCAGCAATGTGGACCTGCAGTTCATGGGCCGCCCCAGCGCCGAGGCCGAGATTGAGGCGGCGGTGGACCAGGAGAACAAGTCGCCCGGCCAGTACCGCCGCGAGGGGCTGGACAAGCAGGACATCGCCAGCCACCAGAGCATGGACGCCAGCGACCCGCCCAGCACCAACATGGGCGACGCCACCAGTGGCCGCGAGGACTGA
- a CDS encoding ABC transporter substrate-binding protein produces the protein MKKAVALFSLSAAILASSHAGAVTVTLACGDVGLELKMCKEGAARWAKKTGNTVKVFESPKLTNDRLGLYQQQLAAKSSDIDVYQLDVVWPGLLAQHFVDLTGKVPASEVNAHFKGIIDANTVNGKLVALPWFTDAGLLYYRTDLLKKYGFKAAPKTWTELALMAKKIQDGERKTNSAFSGFVWQGKNYEGLTCDAMEWLVSFGGGTIVDSTGKITINNAQAAKALDTAASWVKSISPAGVTTYDEEAARGIFQAGNAAFMRNWPYAWALGQGKDSKVAGKIGVAPLPSGGARNAATLGGWQLGVSSYSKNQDAAISLVRYLTSPEEQKIRAIQGTYNPTLPALYKDKDILAKNPFFGSLYSVFTSAVARPSAPTKLKYNQVSQAFSTAVSDVLNGKMKGQQAVAKLATDLARIKGRGW, from the coding sequence ATGAAGAAAGCTGTTGCGCTGTTCAGCCTGTCCGCCGCCATTCTGGCCAGCTCTCACGCGGGCGCCGTGACCGTGACCCTGGCCTGCGGCGACGTGGGCCTTGAGCTGAAGATGTGTAAGGAGGGTGCCGCGCGCTGGGCCAAGAAGACGGGCAACACCGTCAAGGTCTTCGAGAGCCCCAAGCTGACCAACGACCGCCTGGGCCTGTACCAGCAGCAGCTGGCGGCCAAGAGCAGCGACATTGACGTCTACCAGCTGGACGTGGTGTGGCCGGGCCTGCTGGCCCAGCACTTCGTGGACCTGACCGGCAAGGTGCCGGCCAGCGAAGTGAACGCCCACTTCAAGGGCATCATTGACGCCAACACCGTGAACGGCAAACTGGTGGCCCTGCCCTGGTTCACCGACGCCGGGCTGCTGTACTACCGCACCGACCTGCTGAAGAAGTACGGCTTCAAGGCCGCCCCCAAAACCTGGACCGAACTGGCCCTGATGGCCAAGAAGATTCAGGACGGCGAGCGCAAGACCAACAGCGCCTTTAGCGGCTTTGTGTGGCAGGGCAAGAACTACGAGGGCCTCACCTGCGACGCCATGGAGTGGCTGGTGTCGTTCGGCGGCGGCACCATCGTGGACAGCACCGGCAAAATCACCATCAACAACGCCCAGGCCGCCAAGGCGCTGGACACCGCCGCCAGCTGGGTCAAGAGCATCAGCCCGGCCGGCGTCACCACCTACGACGAGGAAGCCGCGCGCGGCATCTTCCAGGCGGGCAACGCCGCGTTCATGCGCAACTGGCCCTATGCGTGGGCGCTGGGCCAAGGTAAGGACAGCAAGGTGGCCGGCAAGATCGGCGTGGCGCCGCTGCCCAGCGGGGGCGCGCGCAACGCCGCGACCCTGGGCGGCTGGCAGTTGGGCGTGAGCAGCTACTCCAAGAACCAGGACGCGGCCATCAGCCTCGTGCGCTACCTGACCAGCCCCGAGGAGCAGAAGATCCGCGCCATCCAGGGCACGTACAACCCCACCCTCCCGGCCCTGTACAAGGACAAGGACATTCTGGCGAAGAACCCCTTCTTCGGCAGCCTGTACAGCGTCTTTACCAGCGCGGTGGCTCGCCCGTCGGCCCCCACCAAGCTGAAGTACAACCAGGTGTCGCAGGCCTTCTCCACCGCCGTCAGCGACGTGCTGAACGGCAAGATGAAGGGGCAGCAGGCCGTGGCCAAGCTGGCCACCGACCTCGCCCGCATCAAGGGCCGGGGCTGGTAA
- the rpoD gene encoding RNA polymerase sigma factor RpoD, with product MADSPVRTRKKVEAPEAGSAAPKTTARARARVPAASAAPAPAEASAPEAAPVPPGAGAAPAPAKKAAKASAPKPKDAAPKAPKADKPKAAKKAAPAPADLPEGGEEGPALPEPAAKAGKAAPKAAKAAKPAPAPKGGGPAEKPYYAHPSIQELLKAGRAAGVLSSEDIATALASALEAAGLDPESPDAFEDMQLFLAGQNIEVQDLDEDEDDADDVDAEEGTVAAAAQDDDEEKYFDDMPRAVSNDPVRQYLHEIGRVPLLTLEEEIALARRIEEGEEARKVLEEDLDLDDRARRRLMRQTEDGAAARQGLIEANLRLVVSIAKKYTGRGLGFLDLIQEGNQGLIRAVEKFEYRRRYKFSTYATWWIRQAINRAIADQARTIRIPVHMVETINKLTRTARQLQQELSREATYEEIAEAMGPGWDAAKVEEVQKVSQEPVSLETPIGDEKDSFYGDFIPDENLDSPVENAAKTLLSEELEKALSKLTEREAMVLKFRKGLVDGREHTLEEVGQRFSVTRERIRQIENKALRKLKYHESRTRKLRDFLD from the coding sequence ATGGCAGATTCTCCCGTTCGCACCCGCAAGAAAGTTGAGGCCCCCGAGGCCGGCAGCGCGGCGCCCAAGACCACGGCGCGCGCCCGCGCCCGCGTGCCCGCCGCCAGCGCCGCCCCCGCACCCGCCGAAGCCAGCGCCCCCGAAGCCGCCCCGGTCCCCCCGGGCGCCGGCGCTGCCCCGGCCCCCGCCAAGAAAGCCGCCAAGGCCAGCGCGCCCAAGCCCAAGGACGCGGCGCCCAAGGCCCCCAAAGCCGACAAGCCGAAAGCCGCCAAGAAAGCGGCCCCCGCCCCCGCCGACCTCCCTGAAGGGGGCGAAGAAGGTCCGGCCCTGCCCGAGCCCGCCGCGAAGGCCGGCAAGGCGGCCCCCAAAGCTGCCAAGGCCGCCAAGCCGGCCCCGGCCCCCAAGGGCGGCGGCCCGGCCGAGAAGCCGTACTACGCCCACCCCAGCATTCAGGAACTGCTGAAAGCCGGCCGCGCGGCGGGCGTGCTCTCCAGCGAGGACATCGCCACGGCGCTGGCCTCGGCCCTGGAAGCGGCGGGCCTGGACCCCGAAAGCCCCGACGCTTTCGAGGACATGCAGCTGTTCCTGGCTGGCCAGAACATTGAGGTGCAGGACCTCGACGAGGACGAGGACGACGCCGACGATGTGGACGCTGAAGAAGGCACCGTGGCGGCCGCCGCGCAGGATGACGACGAGGAGAAATACTTCGACGACATGCCCCGCGCCGTGTCCAACGACCCGGTGCGCCAGTACCTGCACGAGATCGGCCGGGTGCCGCTGCTGACCCTCGAAGAGGAAATTGCGCTGGCCCGCCGCATTGAAGAAGGCGAGGAAGCGCGCAAGGTGCTGGAAGAGGACCTGGACCTCGACGACCGTGCCCGGCGCCGCCTGATGCGCCAGACCGAGGACGGCGCCGCCGCTCGCCAGGGCCTGATCGAGGCCAACCTGCGCCTTGTGGTCTCGATTGCCAAGAAGTACACCGGGCGCGGTCTGGGCTTTCTGGACCTGATTCAGGAGGGCAACCAGGGCCTGATCCGCGCGGTGGAAAAGTTCGAGTACCGCCGCCGCTACAAGTTCTCGACCTACGCGACGTGGTGGATTCGTCAGGCCATCAACCGCGCCATTGCCGACCAGGCGCGCACCATCCGCATTCCGGTGCACATGGTCGAGACCATCAACAAGCTCACCCGCACCGCGCGGCAGCTGCAGCAGGAACTCTCGCGCGAGGCGACCTACGAGGAAATCGCCGAGGCGATGGGTCCCGGCTGGGACGCCGCCAAGGTGGAAGAAGTGCAGAAGGTCAGCCAGGAGCCGGTGTCCCTGGAAACCCCCATCGGTGACGAAAAGGATTCCTTCTACGGCGACTTCATCCCCGACGAGAACCTGGACAGCCCGGTGGAGAACGCCGCCAAGACCCTGCTCTCCGAGGAACTGGAAAAGGCCCTGTCCAAGCTCACCGAGCGCGAGGCGATGGTCCTGAAGTTCCGCAAGGGGCTGGTGGACGGCCGCGAGCATACCCTGGAAGAGGTGGGCCAGCGCTTCAGCGTGACCCGCGAGCGCATTCGCCAGATTGAAAACAAGGCGCTGCGCAAGCTCAAGTACCACGAATCCCGCACCCGCAAGCTGCGCGACTTCCTGGATTAA
- a CDS encoding DUF58 domain-containing protein: MNPLLAALLYLGLVGLVTLGLWALSRRPPAATLTRTLPEAAFEGQSVPLTVALRVRSRRLLRVRVGDPTPRAVVPAEPLEVGALHQGDTTHEWRTELQLNRRGLFVWPGATLQWADPLGLFWRSAPLPAPPTTLEVFPGTHGLRLPEVLRPLLSEGELSRSLGLDDPISLRGAREYVPGDPPGRVHWRLSARTGTLTVRELERTAASSLTVFVDTTGGGEVFADSAARLGASLVQAALELNLPVAAASGPEATPSGRGPQALRAALGVLARLAPTRGTPQLPPVRAGGNLIILSAGAGPELVEQALRARATASRVSIVAIPEGFYLEPGEQPRRQWSAPPDTVRALEQRAAALSGLGVLVYVLRGNQSVLHLNP, translated from the coding sequence ATGAACCCGCTGCTGGCCGCCCTGCTGTACCTGGGGCTGGTGGGGCTGGTCACGCTGGGCCTGTGGGCCCTGTCGCGCCGCCCGCCCGCCGCCACCCTCACGCGCACGCTGCCCGAAGCGGCGTTCGAGGGCCAGAGTGTGCCCCTGACCGTGGCCCTGCGGGTGCGCAGTCGCCGCCTGCTGCGGGTTCGGGTCGGCGATCCCACGCCGCGCGCGGTGGTGCCCGCCGAGCCGCTGGAGGTGGGGGCGCTGCACCAGGGGGACACCACGCACGAGTGGCGCACCGAGCTGCAGCTGAACCGCCGGGGACTGTTCGTGTGGCCCGGGGCCACCCTGCAGTGGGCCGATCCGCTGGGGCTGTTCTGGCGCAGCGCCCCGCTGCCGGCCCCACCCACCACCCTGGAGGTCTTTCCCGGCACCCACGGCCTGCGCCTGCCCGAGGTGCTGCGCCCACTGCTGAGCGAAGGGGAACTCAGCCGCAGCCTGGGCCTGGACGATCCCATCAGCCTGCGTGGGGCGCGCGAGTACGTGCCCGGCGATCCGCCGGGGCGGGTGCACTGGCGGCTGTCGGCCCGCACCGGCACGCTGACCGTGCGCGAACTGGAGCGCACCGCCGCCAGCAGCCTCACCGTGTTTGTGGACACCACCGGGGGCGGCGAGGTCTTTGCCGACAGCGCCGCGCGGCTGGGGGCCAGCCTGGTGCAGGCGGCGCTGGAGTTGAACCTGCCTGTGGCGGCAGCCAGCGGCCCCGAAGCGACCCCCAGCGGGCGCGGGCCCCAGGCCCTGCGCGCCGCCCTGGGCGTGCTGGCCCGCCTGGCCCCCACCCGGGGCACGCCCCAGTTGCCGCCCGTGCGCGCCGGGGGCAATTTGATCATCCTGAGTGCGGGTGCCGGCCCCGAACTGGTGGAGCAGGCCCTGCGCGCCCGCGCCACCGCCAGTCGCGTGAGCATTGTGGCCATCCCCGAGGGTTTTTACCTGGAACCCGGCGAGCAGCCCCGGCGCCAGTGGAGTGCTCCCCCTGACACGGTGCGCGCCCTGGAGCAGCGCGCGGCGGCGCTCTCTGGCCTGGGCGTGCTGGTGTACGTGCTGCGCGGCAACCAGAGTGTGCTGCACCTGAACCCCTAG
- a CDS encoding carbohydrate ABC transporter permease has protein sequence MNLKTANPALYYLQRTAFYLLVLLIAVYLLAPFVWAVLTSLRSPGDLFLTPREFIAAPTTLQNYAQVFSYPNFQRGLFYSLIVAVGSVLVSLLIGSFAAYALGRFRFKGKSVILYIILGVSVFPQIAVLGGLYSFLQGADSALNAAIEASSSGVLDRVLDAFRLYNRPLGLILSYLIFTIPFTVWVLTSFVRDIPGELEEAALVDGASPLQTLFLVLFPVMMPALVTTGLLAFINAWNEYLFALTFTSTNRTVPVVIANYSGATQFDQPWGPIMAASIVVTVPLIILVLVFQRNIVSGLTAGAVKG, from the coding sequence ATGAACCTGAAAACCGCCAACCCCGCCCTGTACTACCTGCAGCGGACTGCCTTTTACCTGCTGGTGCTGCTGATCGCGGTCTATCTGCTGGCGCCCTTTGTGTGGGCCGTGCTGACCAGTTTGCGCTCGCCCGGCGACCTGTTCCTGACGCCCCGCGAATTCATTGCGGCGCCCACCACCCTGCAGAATTACGCGCAGGTCTTTTCCTACCCCAACTTTCAGCGTGGCCTGTTCTACAGCCTAATCGTGGCGGTGGGGTCAGTGCTGGTGAGCCTGCTCATCGGCTCCTTTGCCGCCTATGCTCTCGGCCGCTTCCGGTTCAAGGGCAAATCAGTCATCCTGTACATCATTCTGGGCGTGAGCGTCTTTCCGCAGATTGCCGTGCTGGGGGGGCTGTACTCTTTTCTTCAAGGCGCGGACAGCGCCCTGAATGCCGCGATTGAAGCCAGCTCGTCAGGCGTGCTTGACCGTGTGCTTGACGCTTTCAGGCTCTACAACCGTCCTCTGGGCCTGATCCTGTCGTATCTGATTTTCACCATTCCCTTCACGGTGTGGGTGCTGACCAGCTTTGTGCGGGACATCCCCGGCGAACTCGAAGAGGCCGCGCTGGTGGACGGTGCCTCGCCGCTGCAAACCCTGTTCCTGGTGCTGTTCCCGGTCATGATGCCCGCGCTGGTGACCACGGGGCTGCTGGCCTTTATTAACGCCTGGAACGAATACCTCTTCGCCCTGACCTTCACCAGCACCAACCGCACGGTGCCGGTGGTGATCGCCAACTACTCCGGCGCCACCCAGTTTGACCAGCCCTGGGGGCCCATCATGGCCGCCAGCATTGTGGTGACGGTGCCGCTCATCATTCTGGTGCTGGTGTTCCAGCGCAACATCGTCTCGGGCCTGACGGCCGGGGCGGTAAAGGGCTGA